The bacterium region GTTGTTTTACCGCAGCCGGATTCGCCTACCAGCCCCAATGTTTCACCTTGCTTAATATTAAGACTTACTCCGTCTACAGCGCGTGTATATCCTACTGTTCTTGATAGAATTCCTCGGCGTATTGGAAACCAAGTTTTGAGGTTACTTATATTAAGAGTAGAGTTGTCAAATTTTCCCATTTGAATCTGCACTTTCTTTTTTTGTCCCGACGTAACGTCGGGACACCTTCATTTTTTTATCTGTTCCTATTTTTTGCCAAGAAACATCTTGCTTGTCTATCATTAATTTTTTCAAGATCAGGATGTTCTTTGCGACATTTATCAAAAGTATAATTGCATCTATCCTGAAACCTGCATCCTTTGGGATAATTAAAAGGCGAAGGAACTTGTCCCGGGATTGATTTCAATTTTTCACGTTTTATAGAGATTGAAGGAATTGAATTTAACAGAGCTTGTGTGTATGGATGCAAAGGTTCCTGAAATATTCCTTTAATCGTGCCGATCTCGACAATTTCTCCTGCATACATTACAGCGACACGGTCGCACATTTCCCAGATAATACCCATATTATGTGTTATTAATAGTAGTGATGTATCTTTCTTTTTCATTTCGCGCATGAGATCGAATATTTGCGCTTGGAT contains the following coding sequences:
- a CDS encoding ATP-binding cassette domain-containing protein encodes the protein MGKFDNSTLNISNLKTWFPIRRGILSRTVGYTRAVDGVSLNIKQGETLGLVGESGCGKTT